From the Apus apus isolate bApuApu2 chromosome 4, bApuApu2.pri.cur, whole genome shotgun sequence genome, one window contains:
- the LOC127384965 gene encoding sulfotransferase 1 family member D1-like, with translation MGTEDVVREELGSLHGMPLYKCFIEGWPQVEAFQARPDDLLIATYPKSGTTWLSEILDMIYQDGNVEKCRRDAIFNRVPFLEMKAPMVPSGIEQLEKTPSPRLVKTHLPVHLLPKSFQDKGCKVIYMARNPKDVVISYYYFYQMAKMHPDPGTLATFLENFMAGKVAYGSWYEHVQGWWEKKQEKQLLYLFYEDMKKDPRREVQKILQFLGKEVAEETVARILHHTSFQEMKKNPAANYETMPTALMDHSLSPFIRKGIAGDWKNHFTVAQNERFDQHYQKQMAGSDLHFQMEL, from the exons ATGGGGACAGAAGACGTGGTcagggaggagctgggcagcctCCACGGCATGCCCCTCTACAAATGCTTCATCGAGGGCTGGCCACAAGTGGAGGCTTTCCAAGCCCGGCCAGATGACTTGCTGATCGCCACCTACCCCAAATCAG gcacGACATGGCTAAGCGAGATCCTGGACATGATCTACCAGGACGGCAATGTGGAGAAGTGCCGACGGGATGCAATCTTCAACCGGGTCCCCTTCCTGGAAATGAAGGCCCCCATGGTACCAAGTG GCATCGAGCAACTGGAGAAAACCCCATCCCCACGGCTGGTGAAGACCCATCTCCCAGTCCACCTCCTCCCAAAGTCCTTCCAGGACAAGGGCTGCAAG GTCATCTACATGGCCCGCAACCCCAAGGATGTTGTCATCTCCTACTACTACTTCTACCAGATGGCCAAGATGCACCCTGACCCTGGCACACTGGCCACATTCCTGGAAAATTTCATGGCTGGCAAAG TGGCCTATGGGTCCTGGTATGAGCATGTGCAAGGCTGgtgggagaagaagcaggagaagcagctcctCTACCTCTTCTATGAGGACATGAAGAAG GACCCACGGCGGGAGGTGCAGAAGATTCTGCAGTTCCTGGGCAAGGAGGTGGCAGAGGAGACAGTGGCAAGGATCCTCCACCACACCTCCTTCCAAGAGATGAAGAAGAACCCTGCTGCCAACTATGAGACTATGCCCACCGCCCTGATGGACCACAGCCTCTCCCCATTCATCCGGAAAG GGATTGCTGGGGACTGGAAGAACCACTTCACTGTGGCCCAGAACGAGCGCTTCGACCAGCACTACCAGAAGCAGATGGCAGGCTCTGACCTCCACTTCCAGATGGAGCTGTGA